tatttagttCTATGTACACGATAAAATAACACATTATAACCatacacaaatatatttattaccaCAAAGTAAGACAAATAAACCAATAATAGTCTTTTTCAAATGCTTATATTCCCTCATATTTATAcgattaatattttttatacaaattaaataaaaaattaacttATAATTTCATGCCAGACAATAATTCATCTCTATTACacttcaaaaaaatataaactatatatataacttaaatatttaataaaaaaaaattattaaatactGAAAAtctcaaataaaaaaataatttaatatatatatatttatataattatattaaattctATAGCATCACAAATTTGCTACCGAATAACCATAGTTTCTACATGCAAGAAATGTGTTGTAAGAAAAacgaattatttataaaattcgaataatcaaaaaaaaaaaaaaaaaaagtttaattagtcaaaaaaataataaataagtaattaatatcatattatacaattgaataaaaaaaagaattataaacacatttgtaataataattaaataacaatatataaaaaaattataaaatctTTTTCATTCGGGTGGTTCATTTAAAGCTTTTTATATTGGTGCCTTAATAaattatctatatatttagaaaaacaaaatataattataatatttatttcaaattAATATACTATATATCACATATACGTCCATTTTATAATATCTatgaattatattatataccctcatatataaaatatgctcactaaaaaaaacaaaacaaaaattaatcCGACAACATCCCTTAAGTGCGGTTTTCACTTCCCTTTAccattaattaaataatattatgacGATTTAAgcattatataaatgatgaaCAATTTTGacatatttttacttttctaacattttctaattttatttttcatcattatctACATTTTAATAAGTTACATTAttctaaatttaatataatttatgaagacattattataataagaaaattagtaacaaatattatatatacaaaattgtttataccttttttatattataaactTTTTCCAATCCCCCTTTTGTGAAAATTTTTCATTCTTATTAAACATACaagttaaaattatatatcacATTTATTAAGATTTATAATAGTGTTGTAATTTCATACaacatataattatttcttCAGTTCTACCCTTGATTGTGTCATTTTTAATCGTCCAACCTATAATCAAATTTGTAATGGTATTTAAAAGGATTTATAAAATGCCACTTGCGCattatttatacaatattataaGACTTACACATGTaaacaattattataattttattaatatattaaaaaaatttataaaaaaaaactattttaATACTTtacaaataattatatttttctaaatagTAACGTAAAAACTGCTTTTATAAATACcctatatgtatattatacaACAATTATGTTCCatcaataattaataaataaaaaaatatatttatactattaataaaatagtttCACTAtcaaaaattgtatatatgaattaaacACATATTTAACCATCACAATTCAAATGGTTCTAAATATTAATTGAATTTAACCTCAAATGAGTTTAATATTTGCGCAATTTAATCATTTTCAGTTATTATCAAACCCATCTAAATAATATCACATTTAtatgattatatataattattaatgcaagttttatctataatattaatattttatagtatATGTGCTTGAAATAAAGCCAGCTTcttccattttattatatataattaataatgcGTTTTTTACcagcaaaaaatatatataactaggtaatctatttattatatattaaattattctataataataattataataataataattattattattataaaaattatattaactaaataattataacatataatgaataaaaaaatttatattatattcatttttagcGATAGGTTTATTGTTTTCAACTAATTTAGTATAAGCCTGGTATACTGAGAATTCATAATTATAGGTTTgctacttaaaaaaaattattaataaattttaataaatattatgttctttaacattattatattcgccagttataaaaataaaaaaatagaaatacccaatatttattattttgtaaatattttcaatttttaaaaaatgcataataaattaaatgaaagtataccataaaaaatattaagcaCATTACTAATTCCAAtagaattatataaaaattatattattcatcaaaaatataatataatataattaataattaaaaaataataacggtaatttttttatatttattaatataacaataaatagaaacaatataaaatataataattttttttttttgttatataactatcattatataagaattatagaaaaagaaatataatatattaccaAAAAACTCCAAATAAtcaatatttaattaatacacatgtttttttatattaaaaatataaaactatcaTCATAACAATTACCCTGAAACGACGATTTATTCGATATTTCAATAACATATGGGTTTTTATTATGGTGATTTCATGatattacataatatatatattgttgaaatgatatttttagtttacttttttaatttttttatattatttccgTGATATACATTTTGTTTtcaattatttaattaaaaaaatgtttatttgtTAAGCATTCCGAGAAGCAcgcatttttatatttttatataaaaacaaaagaatCTAGATacattaaaagaaaaatataacattgttTGTTCATATAAAATGCTTATTATATAAACACGATTGAATTCTGGCATTATAATTAAAGTAACATTGAGAAGGaaaaattaatgatatttaattgtctgactatatatatatatatatatatagaaaaaactggaaataaagaaacatggATGGATATGAAGAAACATTcaaattcattaaaaataacattcCCACAACGTGGGTAAAAGATTTAATTCCACAAACCAGCACTATAGCCTCCAATATATCTCATGTATATTCAtctattttctttattttctctTCCATACCTTTATACAAAAAGATACTCTATTcggtaatatatatatatatataagaaaaacgccaaaaaatgtatatttccATATGCGTGTATCTATTATacttcattatatatttatgtttatacTCATATTTGTGTCCCCATTTATGCCACCCTTTGTTtgcataatttatataaacttTTTCCTTTAGTATTATTAccatatatttcatttataagatcattaaaaaaaagacaataatttttctatacatattgtttttattttttcttatatatttcttagAATGTGAAGCATCGACtgaaaacatttttttctatgCCCGAAAGCAAGATTATACTATGGAAACAAAAAGGAGAACACAGTGATGATGATATGACTGATGATGAATATAGTGACGAAGaggaatataataatgaagaagATAGCGAAAATGAATATACTGATGATGAGATAACAGAACAAGACACACGTGAAGATAAGAATTTGATTTCTAAAACAAGTTCCagtaaatctaaaaaaactGTATCaacaaataatgataaaacaaGTTCCGACAAAAATGGAAGCAAAAGTAGTGTTATTtctttgataaaaaaaaaaccaacATCTTATAATAACTTAACAGAATATTGGAAAAGAAGACgatggaaaaaatatttaaagaaaGTTGACAATGAATGGCAACTATTAAATTTAGGCATTGAAaatgtaattaaaaaaatgatagaAAGAAACAATGTTGAATTAGAAAAATGGAAAACCCAACAAGCAAATAAATGGCTCGATTCAAATCATTTATATGCACAATAtgctttattatataaaaagacAGTTCCAAGTATTGAAATAGATAATATTATAGAACAAATgggaaataaattaaaggaaaaaatatataatcgtTGGAGCAATTTACAAGCAGAAaacgaaaataatataaggaAATGGGTCATAGAACAATGGAATGAATGGAAAAATGCTAAAATAATATCATGGCTAATGTGTGATTGGAAAcgaaatgaaaatgaaaaatgggTTCAATGGAAACATAAGTATAGATATCATTTCAAACATGCCCCCAATCGTGACGAATACCAAGCGTGGCAAAAAcgaactaatattgaaaaaaaacaatggAGTAATTGGGTACGAATAAAAGAAGATcactatatttataatattggaattttatgtaataaagaaaaaaatatttacaaaagTTCTATTGTTAAATGGATAAATGATATTGTTGacaaatttgttaaaaaccCTCAGTTACGTTTATGGATTGAAGAACAACAGGATAAGCCTTtcccaaataaaaaattattaaaaggaTCAAAAGTAAAATGTTCGAAAAAgtctaatattgaaataaatGCATAATATAGTATCTACTTTTCTCACATGatgacaaaaataaatacggATATACTtattaatcaaaataaaaccaAATTTTAAATAGTCCATAGAAACTTTAACTATTCAAAAGTTTTTTAAAATCTGCAACTTATTAACGTTGCATATATCAATCAGATATATAGGAATTGGATTCGTATTTCCGCTAAAATATTAAGCATTTAAcaaaattcaaaataaaaaatacaaaatttaccaatacacatatatttttaaatatgaaattaatttttcatataacatatttccttataaatttatttgtctaatatatattttttatagtttGTGACCAATATAATTGATTCCCCATTAATTTGTTGCATATATGCTCTAGTCTATTTGCTTATaacttattaatattattagttattcatttaatatttatttttgtgatTAACATTtgtttatacaaaaatatatatacatatatataatacttgCATATTTTTGTGCtgcaaatttatttttgtattttttgtttttcaatttttgatatatttataataataaaaaatacatattttacattcgattatatattagcattattctttttttttctatttgattatatttatttcgccaatatattacatacactgactatatttttaaaaacacacaattaatcaataaaaatattttcctttgcaatttctaaaaaaaatataattttaaaaatcaataacttaaataataattatgataaaatagTTCTTACTTAAAagtaattaaaattaaaaacggTTAACATTTATATAAGTAAAGAGAACACCAggcataaaaaaaaaacatctaCGATATAATTCACATTgtatcaaatatataaacatatatgtGAATGcatctatttttttctaattatATAAACTTGTTGTTTCTTGAAAATCTTATTTCATGGTAAGTGAAAATcccttattttataaaaaacaattaattaTTCAATAAAGTTATAGGAATAATTAATTGTTTCACAAAAATTGAGTAAATACAAATAAGCGCATGTGCGCATAAATGTATAAACATAATTCttacatataatataccaAAGTCTATTCTGGTATTATGAAATTACAACAAAAGAAATactaaatataaaaatatatttcaaaaatgaagatatttctccattattaaaaaaaattttaatttaatgaAGTACActcattttttgttaatatatttttgaatttcTTTATTCTGTAAAATCAACggtatgataaaaatatggcTGTTGGACTCATGTATATAAGGCggttaaaaatgtaaaattttaaataaatattcttaTTTCCATTTGTTGAAAATCAAACGATCAAATATAGCTTTAGTATTAGGATGTTTGTCTAGATATAAACCTACTAACAATGCTGTGAGTTCACGCAAAGCAAGGCCAACAAATATTACACCCATGCTAAATGCGCtagatttatataaatttttttttttattggcaataattatttcatttttttttttatcaagtTCTTTTATAATCTTCAAAGTTTGATTATCAACATTTTCACTTTTAAGGACATTTTTGACTATTTCATCTAAaggtttaaaaaaatataattaaaaaatgtgtataatGCATAGTATTATCAAATAAAAcaacaatatataaaagaataaTCAAGTTAGAATAAGCATTTATATTGTTTGTAAACTTTTTAGTCTACCCAATTATGAagaattcatatataatatatgcatatatctttaatattaaaataacaTACCTATATCATCACTATGTATATCATCTAATATTTCATTGTTTTTATTAGCACCTTCCGATTTTTCTacttttttctcatttttcatatattttccGTTTTTATGATTAAAAAATCGGGACATCCACATATccctttttatattattattttgttttccATCAATACCACCACAATACAATACTACGACTAAGCATATGATAACAAAAAAAGTATGCAATTTTTGCTTCATATTGTAGAATATAATAGttaaaaaagttaaatataatataacagAATAAtcgaatatatattaaatgccTTTTGAAACTTAAAAAtgcattaatattatttttagctatatatataatgtaaataaaaatattaggaatttaaataaatattacaaaactctaaaaaaataataataatataataacattttacaatatataaaaaaattataaatgaataaaatctATAGTAAAATAGTAAATCTAATACTACTCtattatgtaaatatatatcttatacaattttattatatattattttttatgtgtataataaaataaatataaatccattcatgataaaaataccaattatttatatactattatatattaataataaataacacGGAAGTgcgataaaataataatatattaataataaaagttttCCTTTCGCCCCCTAATATTTTAGGATATATTAATgaaggaaaataaatatttagatGATGCATGTATTAAAAcacattatataataattgtgttattattacatattatattaagccgtttaaaaaatactttagactatatatatttccattttatatcctaatttttttttattcattatttttttttaatttgacatttttatttgttttataatagataaaataacaatggatataatttttattttaagaatTACCACgcaataaaaatggaaaaatacacaaatttattttatatttttaaataaaataatagatttatattttttcattatggTTAAAACTATAATCAAAAGATAAAAGTAGTATGTTCAGAAAGTCTTATTATACATtagtatcatttttttatactttgGAAAATTAAAGGTTAATCTTTCTATTTATATCTAATATTATCCCATAAGAAAATTTTGTTCCgttaaagataaaaaaaccGCCGTTCCGCAATTACCCTTcgtaataattatatatcatttctataaataataatgttaatCATGTCCATAGaataattataagaaacataTGGAATGAATGTAATGAAGAGGGAAGATGtaattattcatttttatttaaaaaatttatatttttagtttttaagaaaatataagcaatacattatttatatatatcaacgttgtaataaaaaacaatttgcataatattaaatactaaaaagaaataaaaataatagtaaataAA
This genomic window from Plasmodium yoelii strain 17X genome assembly, chromosome: 7 contains:
- a CDS encoding sporozoite and liver stage tryptophan-rich protein, putative, which produces MDGYEETFKFIKNNIPTTWVKDLIPQTSTIASNISHVYSSIFFIFSSIPLYKKILYSNVKHRLKTFFSMPESKIILWKQKGEHSDDDMTDDEYSDEEEYNNEEDSENEYTDDEITEQDTREDKNLISKTSSSKSKKTVSTNNDKTSSDKNGSKSSVISLIKKKPTSYNNLTEYWKRRRWKKYLKKVDNEWQLLNLGIENVIKKMIERNNVELEKWKTQQANKWLDSNHLYAQYALLYKKTVPSIEIDNIIEQMGNKLKEKIYNRWSNLQAENENNIRKWVIEQWNEWKNAKIISWLMCDWKRNENEKWVQWKHKYRYHFKHAPNRDEYQAWQKRTNIEKKQWSNWVRIKEDHYIYNIGILCNKEKNIYKSSIVKWINDIVDKFVKNPQLRLWIEEQQDKPFPNKKLLKGSKVKCSKKSNIEINA
- a CDS encoding CRA domain-containing protein, putative gives rise to the protein MKQKLHTFFVIICLVVVLYCGGIDGKQNNNIKRDMWMSRFFNHKNGKYMKNEKKVEKSEGANKNNEILDDIHSDDIDEIVKNVLKSENVDNQTLKIIKELDKKKNEIIIANKKKNLYKSSAFSMGVIFVGLALRELTALLVGLYLDKHPNTKAIFDRLIFNKWK